The proteins below are encoded in one region of Peribacillus muralis:
- the cls gene encoding cardiolipin synthase, which produces MKNIVGISLFFLLLIGPWFFLIKEAEGGFVFYSSLILTLFLTIIGFVIFLENRNPIQTITWLVVFGAFPFIGCIFYFLFGHNFRKERIFRKKYFLGKQSFVKISGEAEYNERIKEMGESSQQLITLANRLGNSPVSFTTETRILRNGQETFFNIIEQLKRARHHIHLEYYIVRDDGIGCALKDVLMEKASEGVEIRFLYDAVGSWKLARSYIDDLKRAGVEMVAFGPLQLPFLNNTFNFRNHRKIIVIDGCVGFVGGLNIGDEYLGLDSKFGYWRDTHLIVKGEAVRTLQLIFLQDWYYSTNRSFLTDEYLMTDVSPPSDHGGVQLIAGGPDSEWTVIKSIFFKMITAAEKSVWIASPYFVPDDDILQALKVAALSGLDVRLLVPKNPDKKIVYHASRTYFPEMLASGVRIFQYKEGFMHSKIIIVDDQLASIGTTNMDMRSFHLNFEVNAFLYRTESTQQLVNDFVNDLKVSQEVEMDEFSNRSFRLKVLESTCRLLSPLL; this is translated from the coding sequence GTGAAGAATATAGTTGGCATCAGCCTGTTTTTCCTCTTGTTGATCGGCCCTTGGTTTTTCCTTATAAAAGAAGCCGAAGGAGGATTTGTTTTTTATTCAAGTCTTATACTAACCCTTTTCTTGACGATAATTGGGTTTGTCATTTTCCTGGAAAACAGGAATCCCATTCAAACGATTACTTGGCTTGTTGTTTTTGGCGCTTTTCCCTTCATCGGATGCATTTTTTACTTTTTGTTTGGCCATAATTTCAGAAAAGAAAGGATTTTTCGCAAGAAGTATTTTTTGGGTAAGCAATCTTTTGTGAAAATAAGCGGCGAAGCGGAATATAACGAACGAATAAAGGAAATGGGCGAAAGCTCACAGCAGTTAATCACGCTTGCAAATAGGCTGGGGAATAGTCCTGTTTCATTTACAACTGAAACGCGGATTTTACGGAATGGCCAGGAGACATTTTTCAATATCATCGAGCAATTAAAAAGGGCGAGACATCATATTCATTTGGAATATTATATTGTGAGGGATGACGGCATTGGCTGTGCGTTAAAGGATGTCTTGATGGAAAAGGCTAGTGAAGGGGTAGAGATCCGGTTTCTCTATGATGCGGTTGGCTCCTGGAAGCTGGCTCGTTCTTATATCGATGACTTGAAACGGGCAGGAGTTGAGATGGTGGCTTTTGGACCTTTGCAGCTACCGTTTTTAAACAATACGTTCAATTTTCGTAACCACCGAAAAATCATTGTGATAGATGGTTGTGTCGGGTTCGTGGGCGGTCTTAATATCGGAGATGAATATTTGGGCCTCGATTCAAAATTCGGTTATTGGCGTGATACTCATCTTATCGTAAAAGGGGAAGCGGTCCGGACGTTACAGCTCATTTTTTTACAGGATTGGTATTACAGCACCAATCGTAGCTTCTTAACGGATGAATATCTAATGACTGACGTTTCGCCCCCTAGTGATCATGGGGGGGTCCAATTGATTGCTGGCGGTCCGGACAGTGAATGGACAGTCATAAAGAGCATTTTCTTCAAGATGATCACTGCTGCAGAAAAATCCGTCTGGATTGCTTCTCCATATTTCGTTCCTGATGATGATATCCTTCAAGCGCTGAAGGTAGCTGCTTTAAGTGGTTTGGATGTCAGGCTGCTAGTTCCGAAGAACCCTGATAAAAAGATTGTTTACCATGCTTCGAGAACCTATTTTCCCGAAATGCTTGCTTCGGGGGTGCGCATATTCCAATATAAAGAAGGCTTCATGCATAGCAAAATCATCATTGTTGATGATCAGTTGGCTTCGATAGGGACAACCAATATGGATATGAGAAGCTTTCATTTAAATTTCGAGGTCAATGCCTTTCTTTACAGAACGGAAAGCACCCAACAGCTTGTGAATGACTTTGTGAACGATTTAAAGGTGTCTCAAGAGGTGGAGATGGATGAATTTTCCAATCGTAGTTTTAGATTGAAAGTACTTGAATCCACCTGCCGATTACTTTCACCACTTCTTTAA
- a CDS encoding competence protein CoiA has translation MLTAKKKDGTWITLPEKLSTTLLMRLKESGKYYCPCCKMEMSIKAGSVRIPHFAHKNNHSCRASSEPESAYHLAGKRKLFHWFSSHDYHVELEAYLPEIEKRADILATIGGNRYAIEFQCSTIPENEFIERTKAYRSIGIKPLWILAAKRLKRKNKHEFHISDFEWLFATGSCQHPFLWMFCPESNQLSVLKNLTPFSPRTVFAELTTAPLELLPPHKLLPQECSSFPFLPAWRQKRKNWCLHVVKTARRGDPFFKRLYLERMAAATIPAEFGIPVKGMLLIKTPAMEWQGWFYMDVFGKQKPGEMIYMTDVLRHFWKHVKNGEIKFRMLPMLHEKSAEYPLMQYLQLLEKMGYIAQVTEGAFTVEKRMSVPSNGEEGQKMERKFYHEHKLLIEQGNIQYNQG, from the coding sequence ATGCTAACTGCGAAAAAAAAAGATGGGACATGGATTACCCTTCCTGAAAAGCTGTCAACCACTCTACTGATGCGATTAAAGGAATCGGGGAAATATTACTGTCCATGCTGCAAGATGGAAATGTCGATAAAAGCTGGCAGTGTCAGGATTCCTCATTTCGCCCATAAAAATAATCATTCGTGCCGTGCATCCTCGGAACCGGAATCCGCTTATCACTTAGCTGGAAAAAGAAAATTATTTCACTGGTTTTCGTCACATGATTATCATGTCGAACTTGAAGCCTACCTTCCTGAAATTGAGAAAAGGGCAGATATTTTGGCAACGATAGGAGGCAATCGCTATGCCATAGAATTTCAATGCTCCACCATACCGGAAAACGAATTCATTGAACGTACAAAAGCTTATCGAAGCATAGGCATCAAGCCACTATGGATTCTTGCTGCAAAGCGCCTGAAAAGAAAAAACAAGCATGAATTCCATATATCCGATTTTGAATGGCTCTTCGCCACCGGCAGTTGCCAGCACCCATTTCTTTGGATGTTTTGTCCGGAATCGAACCAATTATCAGTGTTAAAGAATCTCACTCCCTTTTCCCCCAGAACCGTCTTTGCCGAATTGACGACCGCTCCTTTGGAGCTTCTGCCCCCTCATAAACTATTACCTCAAGAATGCTCCAGTTTCCCTTTTCTTCCTGCTTGGAGACAAAAACGAAAGAATTGGTGCCTGCACGTTGTGAAAACGGCACGTAGAGGAGATCCTTTTTTTAAAAGACTGTACCTAGAAAGGATGGCAGCTGCAACCATTCCTGCTGAGTTTGGGATACCTGTTAAGGGGATGCTATTGATCAAGACCCCTGCAATGGAGTGGCAAGGTTGGTTTTACATGGATGTGTTTGGAAAGCAAAAACCTGGGGAAATGATTTACATGACGGATGTTCTCCGACATTTTTGGAAGCATGTAAAAAATGGAGAAATAAAATTCAGAATGTTACCCATGCTGCATGAAAAGTCCGCCGAATATCCATTAATGCAATATCTTCAACTGTTGGAGAAGATGGGGTACATAGCGCAGGTGACAGAAGGGGCGTTCACAGTTGAAAAGCGTATGTCCGTTCCCTCCAATGGTGAAGAAGGTCAAAAAATGGAAAGAAAATTTTATCATGAGCATAAATTGCTGATTGAACAGGGAAATATCCAGTATAATCAAGGGTGA
- the pepF gene encoding oligoendopeptidase F produces the protein MVQETKVNTLPERNEIAAEDTWRLEDIFATEEDWEAAFKAVKEDLKKADAHKGTLGESAEKLFSALQLQDEVFENLGKVYSYSHMRNDQDTTNAFYQGKEDRAKALFAQAAAAFSYMVPELLSIDESKVAGFLEEKEELKLYKHSLEEISLQRPHILTAEQEELLAQASEVLDASGNTFGMLNNADLKFPTIKDEEGNEVEITHGRYIRFLESEDRRVREEAFKGVYSKYGEFRNTFASTLSGEVKNHNFNATVRKYDSARHAALSSNNIPETVYDNLVKTVNDNLPLLHRYLELRKRVLALDELHMYDLFTPLVKEVKMEVTYAEAKDYVLKGLAPLGEDYLNVLKEGFENRWVDVHENKGKRSGAYSSGTYGTNPYILMNWQNNVNNLFTLVHEFGHSVHSYYTRKCQPYPYGNYSIFVAEVASTCNENLLNDYLLNTIEDEKKRIYLLNHYLEGFRGTLFRQTMFAEFEHAIHLKAQNGEALTADMLTKEYYELNKKYFGENVTIDEEIGLEWARIPHFYYNYYVYQYATGISAATALSKQILEEGEPAVKRYLEFLKSGSSDYPIEVLKKAGVDMTKAEPVQEAMNVFEEKLNELEELLNK, from the coding sequence ATGGTGCAGGAAACAAAAGTGAATACTTTACCGGAGAGAAACGAAATAGCAGCCGAGGATACTTGGAGACTTGAAGATATTTTCGCAACCGAGGAAGATTGGGAAGCCGCCTTTAAAGCGGTGAAAGAAGATCTCAAAAAAGCGGATGCACACAAAGGAACGCTTGGTGAGAGTGCGGAAAAGTTATTTTCAGCTCTTCAACTTCAAGATGAAGTATTTGAAAACCTAGGAAAAGTGTATTCATATTCACATATGCGCAATGATCAAGATACGACGAACGCTTTTTATCAAGGGAAGGAAGATCGGGCAAAAGCTTTATTTGCTCAAGCAGCTGCCGCATTTTCTTATATGGTACCTGAACTTTTGAGTATTGATGAAAGCAAAGTGGCTGGATTTTTGGAAGAAAAAGAAGAGCTGAAACTCTATAAACATTCCTTGGAGGAAATAAGTCTTCAAAGGCCCCATATCTTAACTGCTGAGCAAGAAGAATTATTGGCACAGGCATCAGAGGTACTCGATGCATCAGGCAATACGTTCGGCATGCTTAACAATGCCGACTTGAAATTCCCGACCATCAAGGATGAAGAAGGAAATGAAGTGGAGATCACTCACGGACGGTATATTCGTTTTCTTGAAAGTGAAGACCGTCGTGTACGTGAGGAGGCGTTCAAAGGGGTATACAGCAAGTATGGAGAGTTCCGCAATACCTTTGCCTCCACCTTGTCCGGAGAAGTGAAGAATCATAACTTCAATGCGACGGTTCGCAAATATGATTCAGCAAGACATGCGGCTTTAAGCAGCAATAACATCCCGGAGACGGTATACGATAACCTTGTCAAAACGGTTAATGACAATCTGCCTTTGCTGCACCGTTACCTTGAATTGCGTAAGAGGGTACTCGCTTTGGATGAACTTCATATGTATGATTTATTCACTCCGCTCGTAAAAGAAGTGAAGATGGAAGTGACATATGCTGAGGCAAAAGATTATGTCCTTAAGGGTCTTGCCCCGCTTGGCGAGGACTATTTAAATGTGTTGAAAGAAGGATTTGAAAATCGCTGGGTCGATGTACATGAAAATAAGGGGAAACGAAGCGGCGCCTATTCCTCCGGTACATATGGCACGAATCCATACATTTTAATGAACTGGCAAAATAACGTCAATAACCTATTCACGCTCGTTCATGAGTTTGGGCATTCGGTCCATAGCTACTATACACGCAAATGTCAGCCATATCCATATGGAAACTACTCGATATTTGTTGCTGAGGTCGCCTCGACTTGTAATGAAAACTTATTGAATGATTATTTATTGAATACAATCGAAGATGAAAAAAAGCGTATTTATTTATTGAATCATTACCTGGAAGGCTTCCGTGGAACATTATTCCGCCAAACGATGTTTGCAGAGTTTGAACATGCAATCCATCTAAAGGCGCAAAATGGGGAAGCGCTGACAGCCGATATGCTCACGAAGGAATATTATGAGCTGAATAAGAAATACTTTGGCGAGAATGTGACCATAGATGAGGAAATCGGGTTGGAATGGGCACGGATACCACATTTCTACTACAATTATTATGTTTATCAATATGCGACAGGAATCAGTGCAGCTACAGCTTTGAGCAAGCAAATTCTCGAAGAAGGCGAACCTGCAGTCAAAAGATATTTGGAATTCTTGAAATCGGGAAGTTCCGATTATCCAATCGAAGTACTCAAAAAGGCTGGGGTCGATATGACAAAAGCCGAGCCTGTCCAAGAAGCCATGAATGTATTCGAAGAGAAGTTAAATGAATTGGAAGAGCTATTGAATAAATAA
- a CDS encoding ClpXP adapter SpxH family protein, with protein MSAHKPVFNISDWIKTQHCYDIGKKPIEIYVFVDPLCPECWGLEPIIRKLQIEYGQLFSLRHVLSGKIDSLNMGKNKNFENLAHVWEKTASRSGMSCDGSLWSENPISSPYTASIAIKAAELQGRKLAIRFLRQLQEYVFIGKKDISDIGILTECAEKVGLDVEEFLYDINSSSAARGFQCDMKITSEMEVTEIPSLVFFNQNIEEEGIKVSGVYSYEVYVQILEDMLNGLPAPAKPPSLEDFLSCFKLVATKEIETVYNMNRTTVELEMKKLVLKQLAEKIPAKYGTFWRYTKKQS; from the coding sequence TTGAGCGCACATAAACCAGTTTTCAACATTTCCGATTGGATTAAAACACAGCATTGCTACGATATAGGAAAAAAGCCAATTGAAATTTATGTTTTTGTTGATCCGCTTTGTCCCGAATGCTGGGGCTTAGAACCAATTATTAGAAAATTACAGATAGAATATGGTCAGTTATTCAGCTTACGCCATGTTTTAAGCGGTAAGATTGATTCTCTTAATATGGGGAAAAATAAAAATTTTGAAAACCTTGCTCATGTTTGGGAAAAGACAGCCAGTCGCTCGGGAATGTCCTGTGACGGAAGCCTTTGGTCCGAAAACCCAATCTCTTCTCCATATACAGCTTCCATCGCCATAAAAGCAGCTGAATTGCAGGGCCGAAAATTGGCCATTCGCTTTTTAAGGCAGCTTCAAGAATATGTATTCATCGGGAAAAAGGATATTTCCGATATTGGTATTCTAACGGAGTGTGCCGAGAAGGTTGGGTTGGATGTCGAGGAATTCCTATACGACATCAATTCTTCAAGTGCAGCAAGGGGCTTTCAATGTGATATGAAAATCACGAGTGAAATGGAAGTGACGGAAATCCCTTCTCTTGTCTTCTTCAATCAAAACATTGAAGAAGAAGGAATAAAGGTTTCGGGTGTTTATTCTTACGAGGTATATGTTCAGATTCTAGAAGATATGCTGAACGGTCTCCCCGCACCTGCCAAACCACCCTCCCTTGAAGATTTCTTAAGCTGTTTCAAACTGGTCGCAACCAAGGAAATCGAAACGGTTTACAATATGAACAGAACTACTGTCGAGCTGGAAATGAAAAAACTTGTATTAAAACAGCTGGCTGAGAAAATCCCGGCTAAATATGGGACGTTTTGGAGATACACAAAAAAGCAGTCATGA
- a CDS encoding globin domain-containing protein, translating to MMQGNPTPYETIGEGQLHRLIDVFYSNVSQHPDLKPIFPDDLTDTVRKQKQFMTQYLGGPSLYTEEHGHPMLRARHIPFEITPERAKAWLSCMYHAMDEVGLEGEIREFFYHRLYLTAQHMINTSGTDGKGEES from the coding sequence ATGATGCAAGGGAACCCTACACCATATGAAACAATTGGAGAAGGGCAATTACACAGGTTAATTGATGTGTTTTACTCCAACGTTAGTCAACACCCTGATCTGAAGCCGATTTTCCCTGACGATTTAACAGATACGGTCCGTAAACAAAAACAATTCATGACGCAATATCTAGGCGGTCCGTCTTTATATACCGAAGAACATGGCCACCCCATGTTGCGGGCTCGACATATACCTTTTGAAATTACACCAGAACGTGCGAAGGCATGGCTATCATGCATGTACCATGCCATGGACGAAGTGGGCCTTGAGGGTGAAATTAGGGAATTCTTCTATCATCGCCTTTATTTGACGGCACAGCATATGATCAATACATCCGGTACGGACGGGAAAGGAGAAGAAAGTTGA
- a CDS encoding lytic transglycosylase domain-containing protein, producing the protein MELQAIQQFTNRSNSSTDSSHSVFQDMLSELVSGETLDGTSQKLGSLLATVETEAKSILQSRNAASMTPVTPAPPTEKVTGESGTNFDEIISQAATLYKLPEKLIKSVIKQESDFNPKAVSYAGAAGLMQLMPATARSLGVHDATDPEQNIMGGSKYLSQMMTRYDGDIQLALAAYNAGPGNVDKYNGIPPFKETRNYVQSVYGTFLS; encoded by the coding sequence ATGGAATTGCAAGCCATCCAGCAATTCACAAATAGAAGCAACTCAAGTACGGATTCATCGCATTCGGTTTTTCAGGACATGCTGTCTGAACTGGTTTCCGGTGAAACGCTAGACGGAACCTCGCAAAAATTGGGCTCCTTATTGGCCACTGTGGAAACGGAAGCGAAGTCCATCCTTCAATCAAGGAATGCAGCATCGATGACTCCTGTCACTCCTGCTCCCCCCACTGAAAAGGTGACGGGGGAATCCGGAACAAATTTTGACGAAATCATCAGCCAGGCAGCCACTTTATATAAGCTGCCGGAAAAACTGATAAAGTCGGTCATTAAACAAGAGTCGGACTTTAACCCTAAAGCGGTCAGTTATGCGGGAGCGGCGGGGCTTATGCAATTAATGCCGGCAACCGCCAGAAGCCTTGGAGTGCATGATGCCACAGATCCGGAACAAAACATCATGGGAGGGAGTAAATATTTAAGTCAGATGATGACCCGGTATGACGGAGACATCCAGCTCGCCCTTGCGGCTTATAATGCAGGGCCGGGAAATGTGGATAAATATAACGGCATTCCCCCCTTCAAAGAAACACGCAATTATGTTCAAAGTGTTTACGGAACATTTTTAAGCTAA
- a CDS encoding CYTH domain-containing protein: MNQHIEIEFKNLLDEKEFRKLIDHFEIEAARFTSQQNHYFDTSDFELKNRSSALRIRKKNDRYELTLKQPAKEGLLETNQAITAEAAIAFLKDGTFPEGSILSLLTADGLDTDAFTCFGTLETDRFEFPYKEGLLVLDHSSYLDQEDYELEYEVTDAKAGKNIFINLLETLQIPERKTENKVKRFYRAKFKD, from the coding sequence ATGAACCAGCATATTGAAATCGAGTTTAAAAACCTTTTGGATGAAAAAGAATTTCGGAAGCTGATTGATCACTTCGAGATCGAAGCGGCGCGTTTCACATCTCAGCAAAATCATTATTTCGATACATCTGATTTCGAATTGAAAAATCGAAGTTCTGCGCTTCGGATCCGAAAAAAAAACGATCGTTATGAACTGACATTAAAGCAGCCAGCCAAAGAGGGATTGTTGGAAACGAATCAAGCCATCACGGCCGAAGCAGCCATCGCATTTTTGAAGGATGGCACATTCCCTGAAGGGTCGATTCTAAGCCTCCTCACTGCAGATGGGTTGGATACGGATGCCTTCACTTGTTTTGGGACGCTGGAGACGGACAGGTTTGAATTTCCTTACAAGGAAGGGTTGCTTGTGTTAGATCATAGTTCTTATTTGGATCAAGAGGACTATGAGCTTGAATATGAAGTGACGGACGCAAAAGCCGGAAAAAATATTTTCATAAACCTGCTTGAAACCCTTCAAATTCCTGAAAGAAAAACCGAAAATAAAGTTAAACGGTTTTATCGTGCCAAATTCAAGGATTGA
- a CDS encoding GTP pyrophosphokinase, protein MESWDDFLAPYTQAVEELKVKLKGLRKQFERENIHSPIEFVTGRVKPIVSILDKASQKDIRIDKLGTGMQDIAGLRMMCQFVDDIEQVVELLRGRNDFEIVEERNYISHKKASGYRSYHVVIRYPVQTIHGEKNILAEIQIRTLAMNFWATIEHSLNYKYKGIFPEDIQLRLKRAAEAAFLLDAEMSQIRTEIQEAQRLFSRKKDS, encoded by the coding sequence ATGGAGAGTTGGGACGATTTCTTGGCACCGTATACACAGGCTGTCGAAGAATTGAAGGTTAAGCTAAAGGGATTGAGGAAGCAGTTTGAGAGGGAGAACATTCACTCCCCGATCGAATTTGTTACGGGCAGGGTAAAGCCGATTGTCAGCATTTTGGATAAGGCGAGTCAGAAGGACATTCGGATTGATAAATTGGGAACGGGGATGCAGGACATTGCTGGTCTTAGGATGATGTGCCAGTTTGTGGATGATATTGAGCAAGTAGTTGAACTTTTACGGGGCCGCAATGATTTCGAAATCGTCGAGGAAAGGAATTATATTTCCCATAAGAAAGCAAGCGGCTATCGTTCTTACCATGTCGTCATCAGGTATCCGGTCCAGACGATCCATGGCGAAAAAAATATCCTTGCCGAAATTCAAATCAGGACGCTCGCGATGAATTTTTGGGCTACGATTGAACATTCGTTAAATTATAAATATAAAGGCATTTTTCCGGAAGATATTCAACTGCGGCTGAAACGTGCGGCGGAAGCTGCTTTTCTGCTTGATGCAGAGATGTCGCAAATCCGGACGGAAATCCAGGAAGCACAGCGCCTCTTTTCAAGGAAGAAGGATTCTTGA
- a CDS encoding NAD kinase, giving the protein MKFAITSKGDAKSNTLMQRMRTYLQDFQLEYDEDQPDIVISVGGDGTLLYAFHRYKNRLDKTAFVGVHTGHLGFYADWTPDEIEKLVIALAKTPFQIVEYPLLETIVRYQHGGREARFLALNESTVKSVEGTLVMDVEIRGQHFETFRGDGLCIATPSGSTAYNKALGGAIVHPSIDAIQITELASINNRVFRTVGSPLLLPAHHTCMFRPVNAVNFQITIDHLTLLQEDVKSIQCRVADEKIRFARFRPFPFWKRVHDSFIAN; this is encoded by the coding sequence ATGAAATTCGCGATTACGTCAAAAGGAGATGCAAAATCGAATACTTTGATGCAAAGGATGCGAACGTACCTCCAGGACTTTCAGTTGGAATACGACGAGGACCAGCCGGATATCGTCATTTCGGTCGGCGGTGATGGCACATTATTATATGCTTTCCACCGTTATAAGAATCGTTTAGATAAAACGGCCTTTGTTGGTGTGCATACTGGACATCTTGGTTTTTATGCAGATTGGACCCCGGATGAAATCGAAAAATTGGTGATAGCTCTGGCGAAAACCCCCTTTCAGATTGTGGAATATCCGTTGTTGGAAACGATCGTCCGCTATCAGCATGGAGGGCGTGAAGCCAGATTTTTGGCTTTAAATGAATCGACAGTCAAGAGCGTCGAGGGCACGCTCGTCATGGATGTCGAAATACGAGGGCAGCATTTCGAGACGTTCCGCGGTGATGGTCTATGCATTGCCACCCCATCGGGCAGCACGGCATATAATAAGGCTCTTGGGGGGGCCATCGTCCACCCTTCCATCGATGCCATCCAGATAACCGAATTGGCATCCATCAATAACCGTGTGTTTAGGACGGTTGGTTCGCCACTTTTGCTGCCCGCGCATCATACGTGTATGTTCAGGCCTGTAAATGCAGTCAATTTCCAAATTACGATCGATCATTTAACTCTTCTTCAAGAGGATGTAAAGTCGATTCAGTGCCGGGTGGCTGATGAAAAGATACGCTTTGCCAGATTTCGCCCTTTTCCTTTCTGGAAAAGAGTGCATGATTCATTCATTGCTAATTAA